CAGTGCCCCCCCCAGGAATGGGGGGGGTTAAACCCATCAGTGCccccaggggatgggggggttaAACCCATCAGTGCCCCCCAGGGATGAGGGGGTTAAACCCATCAGtgccccccagggatgggggggttaAAACCCATCAGTGCCCCCCAGGAATGGGGGGGTTAAACCCATCAGTGCCCCCCCAGGAATGGGGGGGTTAATACCCATCAGTGCCCCCCAGGAATGGGGGGGGTTAAACCCATCAGTGCCCctcagggatggggggggtgtTAAAACCCATCAGTGCCCCCCAGGAATGGGAGGGGGTTAAACCCATCAGTgcccccccagggatggggggtTAAACCCATCAGTGCCCCCTGGGAATGGGGGGGGTCCCCTCTGCCCCCATTGCTCTTCCACCTTCACATCATGAAGGTTGGAGCTGGGGcttggggaaggagctggaagccCCCAAAAGCTCcaaccagcagcaggaggatggtGGTGGGTgggacccccccctcccccgacCCCCCCGGCAGCTCCTCACCAGACACCAcatcccttctcctcttcctgggcttgggggggggctgctccccccctcctgctccacGGCTCCGGGGCCCCCAGCCAGCTGTGGGACCACCCTGACCCCTTGGAGAGACAAACAGCAGTCCTGAAAAACATCTCACACACAGcccagagcccccagcccccaccccagccctgcaggcaccTTTTTGGGGGAAAAGTTGAGGGAAGTGGTGATTTGAAGTCTCCCCATCCCCCGGGTGATGGATTTGGCACGGGAcgaggggacagaggggacacagagagctgagagcagctgctgggagctgcaggggggTGAAAACCCCAGAATCAGCCCCAGGGGTGGATCTGAGGTGAACTGGAGGAATTATGGAGGAAACCAAACCCCCAGGAGCCGAGATGCCAGCTCTGCTTGGAGAGGAAAAGCCAGAGGAGAGGacaccctgcaggcagcagctgccagggaaggagcagTGAGGACCCTTCAGACCCTTCAGGATCTTCTGAGGTCCTTTGAGAACCCTGAAGATCCTTGGAGACTTTTTGAGATCCTTTGAGAGCCTTTAGGACTCTGTGAGATCCTTCAGAATCCTTTGAGACCCCTTGTGACCCTTTTAAGACCCTTTCAGACTTTTTGAGACCTTTTAAGATCCTTTAAGATCTGTCAAAATCCTTTGAGACCCTGTAAGATCCTTTGAGATCCTTCAGGATCCTTTGTGACCCTGTAAGATCATTTCAGACCCTTTCAGACTTTTTGAGACCCTTTGAGGCCTTTTAAGACCCTTTAAGATCCCTTTAGACCCTTTAAGATCCTTTTAGACCCTTTAAAAGATCCTTTGAGACCCTTCAAGGTCTCCTGAGGCCCTTTCAGACCCTCTCAAGCTCAGGCACCAGCACTTCACCACTGACCcccccctccagctctccctgtcGGGCACCTGGGTGCAGACCCCCCCCCGTTTGGGACACCCCAGTGTCCCAGTGTCCCCGTGCTGtccccacctacctccagcagcctgggccaggACGTGGGCAAACTCCCTGGCCAGGCCCTCGTCGCTGGCCAAGGCACAGAGACAGGCCAGGAAGGTGGATGCAGTGTGGTgctgccccttcctcctcctcctcctcctcctcttcctccccccctttcccagcaggacaggagcaggagcagcactgtgcccctgtgtccccccccccctcccagccgCTGGCCAAAGGAAGCGTGGAGGTAGCCCAGGCTGTGCTTCTGGCTGGCTTTGCACTTGACCACCAGGACGTTCTTGGTGACTCGCTGGACCCAGCGGGCCGGGGGGCTCGGTAGCCAACTGCCAGAGGCTCCTCTTGGTCTCGGGAGGGACCCGCATGGCGTCCAGCACCGAGCTCTTGAGGGCCAGGGGGGTGGCTTCCACCTGGCAGCCCAGGGCCAGCTTGACGTGCTGGCACTGCTTCTGCACCGGCCCCGGGGGCCTTCAGGCAGGCGGGGAGGTGGCAGCGGGGGGAGCCCGGCTGGGTCGGGACGGGTCCCTGGCCCGTTTGGACCCCGGGTTTCcgcccccccccagctccacgAAGCAGCGGAGCTCGGGGCCGCGTTCCCTCTGCCGCACCGAGACCACCCGGAGGGGGGAGCCGGTCAGGATCCTGACGGCGtccagggtggggggggggaggctggggagggtcctCCTGGTGccggtgctggtgctggtgccgGTTCTTGCGGGAGGCGGGCCGGAAGATGGTGCCACAGCTCTTGTTCTTGCAGCTGAGGCCGCGGGTGCCGTTGTAGGTCCCGCAGCGGGGACATTTGCGGATCCCCCGCAGGGTGGCCCGGCCCAGGTcggagaggaaggaaggggccTTGGTCCTCACGGAGCTTGGGTCCATCCTGAGGGGGAGCtggagggcagagagagggggGTGAGCAGCCTGGGGGGCGGCACTGCCAGGTCAGGGAGCATCAacacagcccccccagccccccagccccaggggctgAACCCCCCAGGGgtgatggggactccagccctgccctgggcagcctgggccaggcccctGACACCTGGGCACACCCGCATCACATTACAGAcccttttttggggttttcgggtttttttcctcatatttttcTCGCTGAGTCCTCCAGGTGCCCTCAGCACCTCCCGCGGCCCCCTCAGAGCCCCCGCCGCGGGCACCGGACAGACCCtcggggaagggggggggggccCAAGGCCCAGCGCACCCCCCGGACGCTGCACCCAAAGCCCGTCCCGGTTCCCCCGGGGGCAGCGGGAGCGGCCCCGGGCCCGCCCCCTCCTCATGGCCGGACCCTGAGGTGAGACCCCCGCtcgcaccccccccccctccgcctCAGCGCCGCTTCCCCGCCCTCGTGACGTCACTTCCCGTcccctcccgccccgccccgcccttACCTGCCGCCGCGCGCGCCCCGCTCCCACGCCGCGCCGCCGCCAGAGCGCTCGGCGCCCCGCCCACCGCCCCTCGGCTCCCATTGGTCGGTTGGAGTCACGTGGGGGGAGGGCGTCGCGGGGGCCGCTGGGAGGTGTAGTCCGGCGGGGCGAGGCGAGCGGCGCGCATGCGCCAGGGCAGCCGCGGGGCTTTCCCGGGAGAATTGCGGCGATTtcggttttgggttttttcacccccacaaaaaaattcccctgcagccagggCGGGAGCTCAGAACCCGGCCTGGACACAGCGCCCCGACTGCAGGTCACGTAGAATGACAGAAAGTGCGGCTGGAATCTGCAGCGCGGAAACCCCTCCTCGGgtgggcagccccagctctgacCACCCCCCAGCTCTGACCACCCCCCCTGCTCTGACCACTCCCCAGCTCTGACCACCCCCCAGCTCTGACCACCCCCCCTGCTCTGACCACCCCCCAGCTCTGACCACCCCCCTGCTCTGACCCCCCTCAGCTCTGACCACCCACAGTGGGCAACCCCCCCCTCTGAATCCCCCCAGCGTGGGGAatcctgccccccccctccccccgtgCCTCAGCTcttggggaaactgaggcagagccgcaggcagcagaggggctgtgccCCACCCCCCAGGTCtcatcccccctctctccccccccagAGTCAGACTGTGTGGAGGCTCTGATCCAGttcctgcaggaggaggagagtggggaccccccccccgcctcctGGATTTATTGAAAGGGGGAGGTCGAATTTTGGGGTGAAAGGGGGCGATTTCTGTCCTCACACCACTCTGTTGCGGATGGTGCCCAACTCCCTCGATCTCACACTCCACCTCATCTCCTCTCTGCGGGGGGTAAGGAGATGCAGGTACCCCCCCCCCCTTGTTATGAGCCCCCCCCATCCAGGAGATGAGTTTGGGGAGGGGAAGATGAGCTGCCGGGTGCTGCTGTCCTGCATCACCTGCCCGTTCACCCG
The Heliangelus exortis chromosome 30, bHelExo1.hap1, whole genome shotgun sequence DNA segment above includes these coding regions:
- the C30H2orf42 gene encoding LOW QUALITY PROTEIN: uncharacterized protein C2orf42 homolog (The sequence of the model RefSeq protein was modified relative to this genomic sequence to represent the inferred CDS: inserted 3 bases in 2 codons; deleted 7 bases in 5 codons), with amino-acid sequence MGAEGRWAGRRALWRRRGVGAGRARRQLPLRMDPSSVRTKAPSFLSDLGRATLRGIRKCPRCGTYNGTRGLSCKNKSCGTIFRTGTRRTLPSLPPPTLDAVRILTGSPLRVVSVRQRERGPELRCFVELGGGKPGVQTGQGPVPTQPGSPRCHLPACLKAPXGPVQKQCQHVKLALGCQVEATPLALKSSVLDAMRVPPETKRSLWQLATEPPGPLVQRVTKNVLVVKCKASQKHSLGYLHASFGQRLGGGGGHRAQCCSCSCPAGKGGEEEEEEEEEEGAAPHCIHFLACLCALASDEGLAREFAHVLAQAAGGVRVVPQLAGGPGAVEQEGGSSPPPSPGRGEGMWCLEHSPASPLLAPDPPTATPRRSSLKKAPVSSALRRAGCAQLLDESQVSLSFQDWLASVTERIHQTMHYQFEGKAAPLVFHIPQAFFEALQQRISSGSGKKRLPNTTAAFVRRDALPLGTFSKYCWHITNILQVKQIFDTPELPLEITRSFIQNRDGSYEPFQCPXVEVESIAQAYGHAERQPPIRPLELRTFLRVGNTSPTQKEPTPFIIEWIPNILPQARVGELRIRFQYGHHLPPALATRAPDPPPTSVEPSLELTPLTTISFP